The Bacillus sp. NEB1478 genome contains the following window.
AAAAACGGCTTTCTCTATCAAGGAGAAAGCTGTTTTTTTGGATTAGCTATACCAGATAATATTTGTAATTTTCGTAAGACAAGTTCGTATAATTCTTCATAGCCAAAATTGTTAAAGTGAAGTCCATCCTCAATTAAATAATGTTGAATATCTTTTGTATCCAATGTTTCAAAAAGAGGTACATATGCTGTTCCTTCGTGCTTAGCAACTTTTTTTACGATTTGGGCATAGTTTTTCATTCGTATGTTGGTCCGGGCTTTTTGCTTCTCTTCAAACACAGGAGCAGGACTAATTAAAATCACTTTTTGAGGTCCTATTTTATTTACCATATAAGTTAAATTTTTTTCGTATTCTTTCAGCGGAATTAGCCGATGATCACTGGAATCGTTTGCACCAAAAAGTATTGTTACATAATCGGGCTCATGCCGCAAAACGTCATCCTGCAGACGAACTAGAGCTGCCCTCGTTGTTTCTGCTGGTATACCTGCGTTCATTACTACCCATTCTGTGAGCTTTTGTCTTAATCGAGATGTTAGTCTTAAGGAGCCATCTTCACTCTTTTCTTTTGATGTAATACTATCACCGAAACAAACCAATGTCTTCATACCCACACATCTCCTCTTTTGTAATCCTTCTTACATTATTCGAAAGAAAATTCCATTTCTCAAACGTCATGGGATGATTAAATTTGATATAATGAGTAATGTATGTTTTTGTAGAAGTATATATGTTTTTGTTATCTGGGGGCATTGTATGAAAATTTATCGTGTTACGAATGACGTAGAATCTAATCACATTGAAGAAATTGCTCAGCTGTTTTTGCAGCAGCGAACCATGGATGGTGAACCTGAAGAACATTCTCGTACCATTACTGGAATTAAGCTGGCCCTTGAAAACCCGGATAAAAGCGGGATTATTGTTGCTGAGGATGAAGACTCAATTATTGGCCTGGCGTTTTTCAATCTAGGTGTAAGTATTCGAATCGGCGGACCGTACTTATGGCTAAATGATCTTTTTGTACATGAAGAGCACCGTAACAGAGGTATTGCCCGCAAACTGCTTCTTCATTTGATCTATTGGGCTGAAAGAGACGGTATAAAATCTATTGAGCTTGAAACGGGAATAAACAATTCGGTTACAAAGCATTTGTATAATTCCCTTGATTTTCATGATATTATCTCAAAAAGGTATGCATTTCATTTTTAATAATAGAAGGAGTGTTTATTATGGCAGTTGAATTTTCGATCCAGCCTACACCAAATCCAAACGCAATTAAGTTTGATGCATCTGAAAAATTTTTAGAAGGCAGATTATCTGCCCGGGCAGGAGACGATTCGGACTCACCACTTGCAAAAGCACTGCTATCAATTGATGGTGTAGAATCGATCTTCGGTTTTGAGAACTTTATTACGGTTAATAAAACGAACGACAGTGATTGGAACGAACTTATGCCCGAGATTCAAAAAGCTTTAGAAGAAAACGCGTAAAAAAATGAAGAAGCAGC
Protein-coding sequences here:
- a CDS encoding NifU N-terminal domain-containing protein, which gives rise to MAVEFSIQPTPNPNAIKFDASEKFLEGRLSARAGDDSDSPLAKALLSIDGVESIFGFENFITVNKTNDSDWNELMPEIQKALEENA
- a CDS encoding GDSL-type esterase/lipase family protein, encoding MKTLVCFGDSITSKEKSEDGSLRLTSRLRQKLTEWVVMNAGIPAETTRAALVRLQDDVLRHEPDYVTILFGANDSSDHRLIPLKEYEKNLTYMVNKIGPQKVILISPAPVFEEKQKARTNIRMKNYAQIVKKVAKHEGTAYVPLFETLDTKDIQHYLIEDGLHFNNFGYEELYELVLRKLQILSGIANPKKQLSP
- a CDS encoding GNAT family N-acetyltransferase — encoded protein: MKIYRVTNDVESNHIEEIAQLFLQQRTMDGEPEEHSRTITGIKLALENPDKSGIIVAEDEDSIIGLAFFNLGVSIRIGGPYLWLNDLFVHEEHRNRGIARKLLLHLIYWAERDGIKSIELETGINNSVTKHLYNSLDFHDIISKRYAFHF